CCCTTGCCCTTGCCGACCGGCTCGGTCATGAGGTCGCGCAGCACCGAGCCGGCGATCGCATAGGCCACCACCAGCGGCGGGCTGGCCAGAAAGTTGGCCTTGAGGTTGGGATGGATCCGTGCCTCGAAATTGCGGTTGCCCGAGAGCACCGCCGCGCAGACCAGGTCGCTGCGGGTGATGGCTTCGTTGATCTCCGGCGCCAGATCACCGGCGTTGCCGATGCAGGTGGTGCAGCCGTAGCCCGCGAGCGCGAATCCGAGCTTCTCCAGATAAGGCAGGAGGCCCGTCTTGGTGAGGTATTCGGTGACGATGCGCGATCCCGGTGCCAGCGAGGTCTTGATGTGCGGCTGCACCGACAGGCCCGCTTCCACCGCCTTCTTGGCGAGCAGGCCGGCGGCCAGCATCACGCTCGGGTTGGAGGTGTTGGTGCAGCTGGTGATGGCCGCGATCAGCACGTCGCCGTTGCCAATGGTGATGCCGGTCGCATCGTGGCCATCGTCTGGTGGCGCTTCCGACTGCGCCGCCGCAAGCGTCGGCTTGTTGCCGTCCATCTCCATCAACAGGCGCGCGGCACCGGGTTCGGTGGGCGGTGTCGTCGGCACCTTGTCGGACGGCTCTTCCCCCGCGTGATGCACCAGTTGCCGTGTCAGCAGCAGATCGGCCGGGCGGTTGAACCCGTTTTCGCCGATCGGCTTGCTGAACAGGCTGCGGAACTGGTTGGCCACGTTGCCGATCTCGATGCGGTCCTGCGGGCGCTTGGGGCCGGCCAGGCTCGGCGTCACATCGCCCAGGTCGAGCTTGACAACCTGCGAATAGTTGATGTCGCCCGCCTTGGGAACGCCGAACAGACCCTGCGCGCGAAAATAGGCTTCGAACGCTTCGACTTCCGCATCGGTACGGCCGGTGCCACGGAAATAGTCGACCGTCTTGTCGTCGACCGGAAAGAAACCCATGGTGGCGCCGTACTCGGGCGCCATGTTGCCGATGGTGGCGCGATCCGGCACCGGCAGCGTGGTGGTGCCTTCGCCGAAAAACTCGACGAATTTGCCGACGACTTTGTGTTTTCGCAGTATTTCCGTGACGGTCAGCACCAGGTCAGTCGCGGTAACGCCTTCGCGCAGGCGACCGGTCAATTCGAAACCCACGACATCGGGCGTCAGAAAATAAACCGGTTGGCCCAGCATGGCGGCCTCCGCCTCGATTCCGCCGACACCCCAGGCCACCACGCCGATTCCGTTGACCATGGTGGTGTGACTATCGGTTCCAACGAGGCTATCGAAATAATAAATATCGTCGGCGGATTTGTGCACACCGCGCGCCAGATATTCGAGGTTGACCTGATGGACGATTCCGAAGCCCGGCGGTACGACGCCGAAGGTATCGAAAGCCTGCATGCCCCATTTCATGAATTCGTAGCGCTCGCGGTTGCGCTGAAATTCGAGCTTCATGTTGAGGTCGAGGGCTTGCGGCGTACCGTAGTAATCCACCATGACCGAATGGTCCACCACCAGATCGACCGGAACCAGTGGCTCGATTCTTTCGGGATTTTTTCCGAGTCGAGCTGCGGTGCTGCGCATTGCGGCCAGATCCGCCAGCAAGGGAACTCCGGTGAAATCCTGCAGAACCACCCGCGCTACCACAAATGGAATTTCCTCCGTCCGGTTGGCTGAAGGCTGCCATCCGGCCAATTGCGCCACGTGTTCATTGGTGATCTTTCGTCCGTCGCAGTTACGAAGCACCGATTCGAGAACGATTCGTATCGATACCGGCAAGTGTGCAATATTGGGAAACTGCTTGGCGAGTGCGGGGAGCGAATGGAATTTGCCCTTGACACCGGAAGCAGTTTGAAAGGACTGGATCGTTTGGGAGAAATCGTGGGGGGCTTTGACAGCCATGGAAGCTCCTTCAGGGGGGAAGACGGCGAACTCATTCTGTCAGCACCCCGAAGAGTTGTCGCAACCTGGGGTTACCACCCGGATTTTTCTGACGCCGGACCCTGCGCCAGCGCGTGGCGCGTCCAAGAAAAAACCCCGCAGCACCAAGGCACTGCGGGGTTTTGGCCGACCGACCCGAACCGGCACGGGCCGGTGGGTTCAGGTGGATCGGAAAATCGAGCCGGATTGAAATCGTGGCCCGGCGCCAATCAGATCAGATGGCGAATTGAGTGCGGTCCTGATCGGCGATCCACTTCGGCGCCTTGCCGCGGCCGGTCCAGGTGGCGCCGGTGGCCGGATCGCGATATTTGGCCGCGACCTTGCCACCCTTGGCAGAAGAAACACCGCGGCCGCGGGCCGGCGGAAATACATCGGCAGCAGTAAGACCGAATTCTTCGATCAGGCCGCGAACGCGAGTAACCGCATCCGACAGCTCACGTTGGCGTGCATCGCTGATTTGGGCTTCGAGCGCTTCACGCTGCTTCAGGAGTTCTTTATAGGTGGTCATAGCGATTCCGCAGATGGTTGGTGGCGCGATTATATGCACGCCGCCATCGTCTTCCGGACTACGTACGATTATTTTTACAAACCGCTCGAAACCTCGGGATTATCCGGAGTCAGCGTCTCGGCCGGCATGGCCAAAACCTTGTCGATGCGCCGGCCGTCGAGGTCCACCACCTCAAATATCCACGAGGCGCAGGGAATCAGTTCGCCCACTTCCGGCAGATGGCCCGACTCCGATAAGAGCAGGCCGGCCAGAGTGTTGTATAGGCCGCGGTCTTCCTGGGGCAGCTCTCGAATATCGAGGCGCGATTTGAGTTCGCCGACCGGCATCAATCCGTCGAGCAACCAGGATCCATCGGCGCGCTGAACCGCCCATGCCTCGGTATCGGCACCCGGTTGCAGTTCTCCGGTGATGGCTTCGAGCAAGTCGCGTGGCGTCATCAGGCCTTGAACCACGCCATATTCGTCGACGACGAAAATCATCCGGCCAGATTGCGCGCGAAACTGTTCCAGCAATTCCATGCCTGAAAGCGTTTCCGGAAGAAATGTCGCCGGCAATACATAAGCGTCGAGG
The nucleotide sequence above comes from Xylophilus sp. GOD-11R. Encoded proteins:
- a CDS encoding aconitate hydratase, producing the protein MAVKAPHDFSQTIQSFQTASGVKGKFHSLPALAKQFPNIAHLPVSIRIVLESVLRNCDGRKITNEHVAQLAGWQPSANRTEEIPFVVARVVLQDFTGVPLLADLAAMRSTAARLGKNPERIEPLVPVDLVVDHSVMVDYYGTPQALDLNMKLEFQRNRERYEFMKWGMQAFDTFGVVPPGFGIVHQVNLEYLARGVHKSADDIYYFDSLVGTDSHTTMVNGIGVVAWGVGGIEAEAAMLGQPVYFLTPDVVGFELTGRLREGVTATDLVLTVTEILRKHKVVGKFVEFFGEGTTTLPVPDRATIGNMAPEYGATMGFFPVDDKTVDYFRGTGRTDAEVEAFEAYFRAQGLFGVPKAGDINYSQVVKLDLGDVTPSLAGPKRPQDRIEIGNVANQFRSLFSKPIGENGFNRPADLLLTRQLVHHAGEEPSDKVPTTPPTEPGAARLLMEMDGNKPTLAAAQSEAPPDDGHDATGITIGNGDVLIAAITSCTNTSNPSVMLAAGLLAKKAVEAGLSVQPHIKTSLAPGSRIVTEYLTKTGLLPYLEKLGFALAGYGCTTCIGNAGDLAPEINEAITRSDLVCAAVLSGNRNFEARIHPNLKANFLASPPLVVAYAIAGSVLRDLMTEPVGKGKGGRDVFLGDIWPSSDEIHALMKFAMNGDAFRANYGRVKSEPGELWGKIHGVSGQTYTWPASTYIAQPPFFDAFELDASAQKNAPSSRVEGARVMALFGDSITTDHISPAGSIKASSPAGAWLQENGVSKVDFNSYGARRGNHDVMVRGTFANVRIKNLMIPATADGSREEGGVTLYQGEGQDKGKKMSIFDAATRYMAAGQPTVVFAGEEYGTGSSRDWAAKGTQLLGIKAVVARSFERIHRSNLVGMGVLPLQFAAGESWQELGLQGDETIDIMADPDLKPQSKATLVVTRPDGKRSETRLILRIDTPVEVDYYRAGGILPYVLRQLLQAA
- a CDS encoding H-NS histone family protein; translation: MTTYKELLKQREALEAQISDARQRELSDAVTRVRGLIEEFGLTAADVFPPARGRGVSSAKGGKVAAKYRDPATGATWTGRGKAPKWIADQDRTQFAI